Proteins encoded by one window of Vibrio algicola:
- a CDS encoding oxidative stress defense protein, which translates to MKMYRRVVLLLSLSVFSAMSLADGAVSHAILSTTGFGQVVAKPDMAEFTVAIQAQRSQAKTAKQAVDKIVTQFVAALDEQGIKRADIASGNLRLAPQYQYEKDKKPELSGYQASRHITVSVYQLDKLNQYLDIALKSGINRVDGIQLKTQNEAKYKQQARQAAIEDAKQKAKDLAKGFDTQLLGIRSIHYRGDMTAPVGAKVMMMKSRTSDQSYQDQSMLIRDQVDVVYKIKQ; encoded by the coding sequence ATGAAAATGTATCGTCGTGTGGTGTTATTACTGAGTTTAAGTGTATTTTCGGCTATGAGTTTAGCCGATGGTGCGGTATCGCATGCCATTTTATCGACCACAGGTTTTGGTCAAGTGGTTGCCAAGCCTGATATGGCAGAGTTTACGGTGGCGATTCAAGCCCAGCGAAGCCAAGCAAAAACGGCTAAGCAAGCAGTCGATAAAATCGTGACTCAGTTTGTTGCTGCTTTAGATGAGCAAGGGATCAAGCGCGCTGATATTGCGAGTGGTAATTTACGCTTAGCACCACAGTATCAATATGAGAAAGATAAAAAGCCAGAGCTGAGTGGTTATCAAGCGAGTCGACATATTACGGTGTCGGTATATCAACTCGACAAGCTCAATCAGTATTTAGATATTGCATTGAAATCTGGGATAAACCGAGTCGATGGGATCCAACTAAAAACTCAAAATGAAGCCAAGTATAAGCAACAAGCGAGACAAGCAGCGATTGAAGATGCCAAGCAAAAAGCAAAAGACTTAGCCAAAGGGTTTGATACCCAATTACTTGGTATTCGCTCTATCCATTATCGTGGTGATATGACCGCTCCTGTTGGCGCTAAAGTGATGATGATGAAAAGTCGTACCAGCGATCAAAGTTATCAAGATCAAAGTATGCTGATCCGCGATCAAGTCGATGTGGTGTATAAAATCAAACAATAG
- the serA gene encoding phosphoglycerate dehydrogenase, whose product MSKNSLDKDKIKILLLEGLHPSSVEVLQAAGYTNIEYHKGSLPEDELLEAIKDAHFVGIRSRSNLTQEVFDAAEKLVAVGCFCIGTNQVNLNAAAKRGIPVFNAPFSNTRSVAELVLGQLLLMLRGIPEKNALAHRGIWKKSADASYEARGKRLGIIGYGHIGTQLSILAENLGMRVYYYDIENKLSLGNATQVPTMSELLNKCDVISLHVPETASTQEMMGAQEFAQMKPGAIFINAARGTVVDIPALCDALESGHLSGAAVDVFPTEPKTNNDPFESPLMKFDNVILTPHIGGSTHEAQENIGVEVAGKLAKYSDNGSTLSCVNFPEVSLPEHTGTSRLLHIHENRPGILTQLNTIFADAGINIAGQYLQTNAEMGYVVIDVEAERSEEALLKMKAVPGTIRARLLH is encoded by the coding sequence ATGAGCAAAAACTCTCTCGATAAAGACAAAATAAAAATTCTTCTATTGGAAGGCTTACATCCATCTTCCGTTGAGGTACTTCAAGCGGCTGGCTACACCAACATTGAATACCATAAGGGCTCGCTACCAGAAGATGAGCTGTTAGAAGCAATTAAAGATGCACACTTCGTTGGAATCCGCTCTCGTTCAAATCTGACTCAAGAAGTATTTGATGCGGCAGAAAAACTCGTTGCCGTTGGTTGTTTCTGTATTGGTACTAACCAAGTTAATTTAAATGCGGCAGCAAAGCGCGGCATTCCTGTTTTTAACGCCCCATTCTCCAACACTCGCAGTGTGGCAGAACTCGTGCTTGGACAACTGTTATTAATGCTGCGCGGCATTCCAGAGAAAAACGCACTTGCTCATCGTGGGATTTGGAAGAAAAGCGCTGATGCCTCTTATGAAGCTCGCGGCAAGCGTCTTGGTATTATTGGTTACGGTCATATTGGTACTCAACTCAGTATTTTAGCTGAAAACCTCGGTATGCGCGTTTACTATTACGATATTGAAAATAAGCTGTCATTAGGTAACGCCACCCAAGTTCCGACCATGAGTGAACTGCTTAATAAGTGTGATGTTATTTCTTTGCACGTTCCTGAAACTGCCAGCACTCAAGAGATGATGGGCGCACAAGAATTTGCTCAAATGAAACCAGGCGCAATTTTCATTAACGCTGCCCGCGGCACTGTGGTTGATATTCCTGCATTATGTGACGCGTTAGAATCAGGGCATTTAAGTGGCGCGGCGGTGGATGTATTCCCAACAGAACCTAAAACCAATAACGACCCATTTGAGTCACCGTTAATGAAGTTTGATAATGTGATCCTGACACCTCACATTGGTGGTTCAACCCATGAAGCGCAAGAAAACATTGGGGTTGAGGTTGCAGGCAAGCTCGCTAAATATTCTGATAATGGTTCAACATTATCTTGTGTTAACTTCCCTGAAGTATCACTTCCAGAGCATACTGGCACTTCTCGTTTGCTTCATATCCATGAGAACCGTCCTGGCATCCTAACTCAACTCAACACCATTTTTGCAGATGCAGGTATTAACATTGCCGGTCAATATCTGCAAACGAATGCCGAAATGGGTTATGTAGTGATCGATGTAGAAGCGGAACGTTCTGAAGAGGCACTACTGAAAATGAAAGCAGTACCAGGCACTATCCGTGCTCGACTTCTTCATTAA
- the rpiA gene encoding ribose-5-phosphate isomerase RpiA, with protein sequence MTQDEMKKAAGWAALDYVKPGSIVGVGTGSTVNHFIDALATMKGQIEGAVSSSVASTEKLKELGIEVFDSNEVAGLDVYVDGADEINAQRDMIKGGGAALTREKIVAAMSKTFVCIVDGTKAVDVLGKFPLPVEVIPMARAYVARELVKLGGTPEYRQGVVTDNGNIILDVHNLAIVDPKGLETTINGLAGVVTVGLFAHRGADVVITGTAEGAKIEA encoded by the coding sequence ATGACCCAAGATGAAATGAAAAAAGCCGCCGGTTGGGCTGCATTAGATTACGTAAAACCAGGCAGCATCGTTGGTGTTGGTACTGGTTCAACGGTTAATCACTTTATTGATGCTCTAGCGACAATGAAAGGTCAAATTGAAGGGGCGGTATCAAGCTCAGTTGCTTCAACGGAAAAATTAAAAGAATTAGGCATTGAAGTGTTTGATTCAAATGAAGTGGCAGGCTTAGATGTGTATGTCGATGGCGCAGATGAAATCAACGCCCAACGCGACATGATCAAAGGTGGCGGCGCGGCACTTACGCGTGAAAAAATTGTTGCGGCGATGTCTAAAACTTTTGTTTGTATCGTGGATGGCACTAAAGCGGTCGATGTTCTCGGTAAGTTCCCTCTGCCGGTTGAGGTTATCCCAATGGCTCGCGCTTACGTGGCACGTGAACTAGTCAAACTTGGTGGCACTCCTGAATATCGTCAAGGTGTGGTGACCGATAACGGCAACATCATTCTCGATGTGCATAACCTTGCAATTGTCGATCCTAAAGGATTAGAAACCACAATAAATGGTTTAGCTGGTGTGGTTACGGTCGGTTTATTCGCTCATCGTGGCGCTGATGTCGTGATCACAGGTACCGCTGAAGGCGCAAAAATTGAAGCATAA
- a CDS encoding 5-formyltetrahydrofolate cyclo-ligase: protein MNDALSRDQIRTSIRQKRQTLSAQEQTQAGLDLLSHIQQLPQIDQAQEIALYLSVDGEVDTMPTIQWLWQQNKKVLLPVIHPFSKGQLLFLNYTPTTPMIANQYGILEPKLDQTQICPLASVDIIFTPLVAFDDSGQRLGMGGGYYDRTLERGFETGTGASAIGLAHDCQKVAQLPIQLWDIPLATIVTPKQIWHWENNFNAL, encoded by the coding sequence ATGAACGACGCTCTCTCGCGTGACCAAATCCGCACCTCTATTCGACAAAAACGACAAACTCTCTCTGCACAAGAGCAAACCCAAGCAGGATTAGATCTGCTTAGTCACATCCAACAACTCCCCCAAATAGATCAAGCTCAAGAAATCGCACTGTATCTGTCCGTTGATGGTGAAGTCGATACCATGCCAACCATCCAATGGCTATGGCAACAAAATAAAAAAGTGCTACTTCCGGTTATTCATCCTTTCTCTAAAGGCCAACTGCTTTTTCTTAATTACACCCCGACCACACCGATGATCGCCAATCAATATGGCATATTGGAACCCAAGCTCGATCAAACTCAAATATGTCCGCTTGCCAGTGTCGATATTATTTTCACCCCCTTAGTCGCGTTTGATGATAGCGGACAACGCTTAGGCATGGGCGGCGGTTATTATGATCGCACCTTAGAAAGAGGGTTTGAGACTGGCACAGGGGCAAGCGCCATTGGCTTAGCGCATGATTGCCAAAAAGTCGCTCAGCTGCCAATCCAACTGTGGGATATTCCGCTCGCCACAATTGTGACCCCAAAACAGATTTGGCACTGGGAAAATAATTTTAACGCGTTATAA
- the zapA gene encoding cell division protein ZapA, which produces MEVEILGKLTRVNCPSGQEKSLQAAADELNQRLNKMTERTKVSNIEQLLIIAALNACYELNELQQQVHNSAQINERLEHLTLTLEQALPNKS; this is translated from the coding sequence GTGGAAGTCGAAATATTAGGAAAACTCACTCGTGTCAACTGCCCTTCAGGACAAGAAAAATCCTTGCAGGCTGCCGCTGATGAGCTGAATCAACGCTTGAACAAGATGACTGAACGTACTAAGGTAAGCAACATTGAACAGCTACTGATCATTGCCGCTCTTAATGCCTGTTATGAACTTAATGAACTGCAGCAACAAGTGCACAATTCGGCTCAAATCAATGAGCGCTTAGAGCATTTGACCTTAACATTAGAGCAAGCATTACCGAACAAGTCTTAA
- a CDS encoding UPF0149 family protein, producing the protein MTQIRLPEYTLAQTELTAASLSVTPAELQGLIAGMLCGGLPLEGQNWKVLLQDYTNEGLGWGSKAMQMAELVYAVSVAELTGTDMEFNLLLPSDDDLLAYADGTSDWVNHFISGLGLSGATLTKLSTETKEALADLEEISKLGIDEDDDLQEQAILLEQVLEHVKVCVLTIHSDLGAKPAINAEVSSSKTLH; encoded by the coding sequence ATGACTCAAATTCGCCTGCCTGAATACACCTTAGCCCAAACTGAACTTACTGCCGCCTCGTTATCGGTTACTCCTGCTGAATTGCAAGGTTTGATCGCCGGAATGTTATGCGGTGGTTTGCCTTTAGAGGGACAAAATTGGAAGGTCTTACTACAAGATTACACCAATGAAGGTTTGGGTTGGGGCAGCAAAGCGATGCAAATGGCAGAGCTCGTCTATGCGGTTTCTGTGGCAGAGTTGACCGGCACTGACATGGAATTCAATTTACTATTACCAAGTGATGATGATTTACTAGCGTACGCAGACGGTACATCCGACTGGGTGAATCATTTTATTTCTGGTCTTGGGTTATCGGGCGCGACTTTAACCAAATTATCGACTGAAACCAAAGAAGCCTTAGCGGATCTAGAAGAAATTTCGAAATTGGGTATCGACGAAGACGACGATCTACAAGAGCAAGCTATTTTACTTGAGCAAGTGCTTGAGCATGTGAAAGTGTGTGTCTTAACTATACATTCTGATCTAGGTGCAAAACCGGCCATAAACGCAGAAGTTTCGAGCAGTAAAACATTACATTAA
- the ubiH gene encoding 2-octaprenyl-6-methoxyphenyl hydroxylase gives MKQYDVVIVGAGMAGSTLALALHRLCHGKLSIAVIEAHPVNSEQHPGFDARAIALSYGTANILKTLGLWDKFSAITTAITDIQVSDRGHLGFTDIDAKSQGVDALGYVVELADVGRLYQAELNNTELNNTELNHAAIDYFCPAQVKRIERSVEQVVIELNDGNHLQAKLLVAADGALSQSCKLLDIELNEVDFEQHAVIVNVSTQLPPNGKAFERFTSSGPLAFLPMSDQRSSVVWCLPPQQAEQILALDEQAFTQALQQQFGWRLGAITKVGVRASYPLLLRYRESVISHRFAVVGNAAQTLHPIAGQGFNLGIRDVMSLAESITQAFEQGQDIGAYTVLSQYRQSREQDRNQTMSLTSSLVNIFSNDWLSLRVGRNLALMAMGNLSCIKQPIVKRTMGLVER, from the coding sequence ATGAAGCAGTATGATGTTGTGATTGTGGGCGCGGGAATGGCGGGCTCAACCTTGGCTTTAGCTTTACATCGTTTGTGTCACGGCAAGCTTTCTATTGCGGTGATTGAAGCGCATCCAGTTAATAGCGAGCAACATCCAGGCTTTGATGCTAGAGCGATTGCTTTATCGTATGGCACCGCCAATATCTTAAAAACACTCGGGTTATGGGATAAGTTTTCAGCAATCACAACCGCCATTACGGATATTCAAGTTTCAGATCGAGGACACCTTGGTTTCACTGATATTGATGCTAAATCACAAGGGGTGGATGCACTTGGTTATGTGGTCGAACTGGCGGATGTTGGGCGATTATATCAAGCTGAATTAAACAATACCGAATTAAACAACACCGAATTAAATCATGCCGCCATTGACTATTTTTGTCCCGCTCAAGTTAAACGCATTGAGCGTAGTGTTGAACAAGTAGTGATTGAACTTAACGATGGCAATCACCTCCAGGCAAAACTATTGGTTGCCGCGGATGGGGCACTATCTCAAAGTTGCAAGTTACTGGATATTGAACTCAATGAAGTTGATTTTGAACAACATGCCGTGATCGTGAATGTTTCTACTCAACTGCCACCCAATGGTAAAGCATTTGAGCGTTTTACTTCATCTGGCCCTTTGGCCTTTTTGCCGATGTCGGATCAGCGCAGTTCAGTGGTGTGGTGCTTACCACCGCAACAAGCAGAGCAAATACTAGCGCTTGATGAGCAGGCATTCACTCAAGCGTTACAGCAACAATTTGGTTGGCGTTTAGGGGCGATCACGAAAGTTGGCGTGCGTGCCAGTTATCCATTATTGTTACGCTATCGAGAGTCGGTGATCTCGCATCGTTTTGCGGTAGTGGGAAATGCCGCGCAAACCTTACACCCTATTGCAGGGCAAGGGTTTAATTTAGGGATCCGCGATGTGATGAGCCTAGCGGAGAGCATCACTCAGGCATTTGAACAAGGACAAGATATTGGCGCATATACTGTGTTGTCGCAATATCGTCAATCTCGCGAGCAGGACCGAAATCAAACCATGTCACTGACATCCAGTTTAGTGAATATATTTTCTAATGATTGGCTTAGCCTGCGGGTGGGTCGCAACCTTGCTTTAATGGCAATGGGTAATCTATCTTGTATTAAACAGCCTATAGTTAAACGAACTATGGGATTAGTGGAGCGATAA
- a CDS encoding FAD-dependent 2-octaprenylphenol hydroxylase gives MQSFDIAIVGGGMVGLALAASFADSNLRVAVIEGVEPNQELDSMPDTRVSALSRASELFLKNLQAWDGIAARRLAPYVAMEVWEKDSFARLEFHADELSQSNIGHIVENRVIQLALLERVKNLANVSLFMPNRCSKMVVGESEAWITLETGDSLTAKLVVGADGANSWVRKQQDIPLTHWDYGHSAIVANIRTTEPHQGVARQVFTPQGPIALLPLSDPHLCSLVWSTEPNRADALVERSEMAFNQSLTTEFDVRLGVCQVEGTRSAFPLKMRYARDFVQNRVALVGDAAHTIHPLAGQGVNLGFLDAASLAEEVLSLWQSGEDIGLHRNLRGYERWRKAEAAKMIAAMQGFKDLFAGGNPAKKLVRGLGMQFIGHMPGMKEEMMKRALGITGKLPSLVK, from the coding sequence ATGCAAAGTTTTGATATTGCTATTGTGGGTGGCGGCATGGTGGGACTTGCCTTAGCGGCGTCTTTTGCCGACTCTAACTTGCGAGTCGCCGTGATTGAAGGTGTTGAACCCAATCAAGAACTCGACAGTATGCCAGATACACGGGTGTCGGCATTAAGTCGTGCCAGCGAGCTATTTTTAAAGAACCTACAAGCTTGGGATGGTATCGCTGCCCGCCGTCTTGCGCCTTATGTTGCAATGGAAGTGTGGGAAAAAGACAGCTTTGCCCGCCTTGAATTCCATGCGGATGAATTATCCCAATCGAATATCGGCCATATTGTTGAAAACCGAGTGATCCAATTAGCGTTATTAGAGCGAGTAAAAAACCTTGCTAACGTCTCATTATTTATGCCTAATCGTTGTAGCAAGATGGTGGTTGGTGAAAGCGAAGCTTGGATCACGTTAGAGACTGGTGATTCACTTACGGCAAAATTAGTTGTGGGTGCAGATGGCGCGAATTCGTGGGTAAGAAAACAACAAGACATTCCGCTGACCCATTGGGATTATGGCCATAGTGCGATTGTAGCTAATATCCGTACCACTGAACCGCATCAAGGTGTTGCACGCCAAGTGTTTACTCCGCAAGGACCTATCGCGCTGCTGCCATTGTCTGATCCTCATTTATGCTCATTAGTCTGGTCAACCGAACCTAATCGCGCCGATGCATTGGTTGAGCGTTCCGAAATGGCGTTTAATCAAAGCTTAACCACTGAATTTGATGTGCGTTTGGGTGTATGCCAAGTCGAAGGAACTCGCAGCGCATTTCCATTAAAAATGCGTTATGCGCGTGATTTTGTGCAAAATCGAGTAGCGTTAGTCGGGGATGCCGCGCACACCATTCATCCACTGGCGGGGCAAGGGGTTAACCTTGGTTTTCTAGATGCAGCAAGCTTAGCGGAAGAAGTGCTTTCTCTATGGCAAAGCGGTGAGGATATAGGTTTACATCGTAATTTGCGTGGCTATGAGCGTTGGCGTAAAGCTGAAGCGGCCAAAATGATTGCTGCGATGCAAGGCTTTAAAGATTTGTTTGCTGGTGGCAATCCGGCTAAGAAGTTAGTTCGAGGCTTAGGTATGCAATTTATTGGTCATATGCCGGGCATGAAAGAAGAAATGATGAAGCGAGCATTAGGAATTACTGGGAAGTTACCTAGCTTAGTCAAATAA
- a CDS encoding DUF1107 domain-containing protein has protein sequence MRLFKRYTPEQIAKHISRLFKGYIEIDGMGKFEFDNAKLMVPAQPENKHYQTVKEINLAINRIRTFAM, from the coding sequence ATGAGACTGTTTAAACGTTACACTCCAGAACAAATCGCCAAGCACATTAGCCGCCTATTTAAAGGTTATATCGAAATTGACGGTATGGGTAAGTTTGAGTTCGACAATGCCAAGTTAATGGTTCCAGCTCAGCCAGAAAATAAACACTACCAAACTGTCAAAGAAATTAATTTAGCCATCAACCGTATTCGCACCTTTGCGATGTAA
- the ygfZ gene encoding tRNA-modifying protein YgfZ — MNWTPSVSPLSFSSTDTLPDLILCPLPSWSSITMVGDDKKSYLQGQITNNVVTLEANKSTLGAHCDAKGKMLSVFQLFHHNHGYALFQRRSAIEKELVEIKKYAVFSKIEILQSDDVCIGLIGEQADSFINGLNDDDSDVRAIAGGTAVRIDRNRWLLLISNEQVTPCAESALSAGATLCDESIWDWADVISARPRLDAAEQLEHIPQAMNLQALDGISFTKGCYTGQETIARAKYRGINKRAMFLLEGQAGSTLPDDLSVERQVGENWRNAGKLLAHYHYSDNKLIGLAVLPNNLDTDTRLRLTQQPESELTFGSLPYSLQQDD; from the coding sequence ATGAATTGGACTCCTTCTGTATCACCATTATCTTTCTCTTCTACAGATACCTTACCTGATTTGATTTTGTGCCCATTACCTTCATGGTCAAGCATTACCATGGTCGGTGATGATAAAAAATCTTACTTACAAGGACAAATCACCAATAACGTGGTGACTTTGGAGGCAAATAAAAGCACATTAGGCGCGCATTGTGATGCAAAAGGAAAGATGCTGAGTGTATTTCAATTATTCCACCACAATCACGGGTATGCGTTATTTCAACGACGTTCTGCGATTGAAAAAGAACTGGTCGAAATTAAAAAATACGCGGTTTTCTCTAAAATTGAGATCCTGCAAAGTGATGATGTCTGTATTGGATTAATCGGCGAGCAAGCGGATAGCTTCATTAATGGTTTAAACGATGACGATAGCGATGTGCGAGCGATTGCCGGCGGAACCGCGGTGAGAATAGACCGTAATCGTTGGTTGTTGTTGATATCAAATGAGCAAGTAACCCCGTGCGCAGAAAGTGCATTATCAGCGGGTGCGACACTTTGCGATGAAAGTATTTGGGATTGGGCCGATGTTATCTCCGCCCGCCCTCGTCTAGATGCTGCCGAGCAATTAGAACATATTCCGCAAGCGATGAATTTGCAGGCGCTTGACGGCATCTCTTTTACTAAGGGGTGTTATACCGGTCAAGAAACTATTGCTCGTGCTAAATATCGCGGCATTAATAAGCGTGCCATGTTCTTACTTGAAGGCCAAGCGGGTAGCACATTACCCGATGATCTTAGTGTTGAGCGCCAAGTAGGAGAGAACTGGCGTAATGCAGGTAAACTTCTGGCACACTATCATTACTCAGATAACAAACTGATTGGCTTAGCGGTACTACCGAATAACTTAGACACTGACACTCGATTGCGCTTAACTCAACAGCCTGAAAGTGAACTGACGTTTGGCAGCTTGCCTTATTCTCTACAACAAGATGATTAG
- a CDS encoding FAD assembly factor SdhE: protein MYKPEEKARIKWACRRGMLELDVVIMPFFEECFDDLTESEQQQFVSLLECDDPDLFTWVMGHGRSEHLGHAKLVDKIVAHNLSKVR, encoded by the coding sequence ATGTATAAACCTGAAGAAAAAGCACGAATCAAATGGGCTTGTCGCCGTGGTATGTTAGAACTTGATGTCGTGATCATGCCATTTTTTGAAGAATGTTTTGATGACTTAACAGAATCAGAGCAACAGCAATTTGTTTCGCTACTGGAGTGTGATGATCCAGACCTCTTTACTTGGGTAATGGGACATGGGCGTAGTGAACACTTAGGTCATGCCAAGCTAGTGGATAAAATCGTTGCCCATAATCTCAGTAAAGTGCGTTAA
- the nadB gene encoding L-aspartate oxidase, whose product MNSNSNEHQCDVLVIGSGAAGLSLALRVAAFGKVMVLSKGPMSEGSTYYAQGGIAAVFDENDSIESHVEDTLIAGAGICEKDTVNFIAKNSKECVQWLIDGGVPFDFDENDKSANPKHHLTREGGHSHRRILHAADATGMAMQTSLQDNVARHPNIHFLERYNALDLITEDKIGGDAKKIVGAYIWNRNQEHVESVRAKFVVLATGGASKVYQYTSNPDVSSGDGIAMAWRAGCRVANLEFNQFHPTCLFHPEARNFLLTEALRGEGAYLKRPDGTRFMHDFDQRGELAPRDIVARAIDFEMKRLGADCMYLDISHKPADFIEKHFPTIYMRLKDLGIDMTQEPIPIVPAAHYTCGGVMVNQQGQTDLKNLYAVGEVTYTGLHGANRLASNSLLECVVYAWSAANDIIANFDKATLPASLPYWDESQVTNSDEEVILQHNWHELRLFMWDYMGIVRTDKRLERAMRRIQLLQQETHEYYSHFRVSNNLLELRNLLQVAELMVRCAMARKESRGLHYTLDYPDKLESSGPTILEPETFRTTNPLF is encoded by the coding sequence ATGAATTCAAATAGTAATGAGCACCAATGTGATGTTCTGGTGATTGGTAGTGGCGCGGCCGGTTTATCGTTGGCGTTACGTGTTGCCGCTTTCGGCAAGGTAATGGTGCTCAGCAAAGGACCGATGTCAGAAGGCTCAACTTATTATGCCCAAGGTGGTATTGCTGCGGTTTTCGATGAAAATGACAGTATTGAATCTCATGTTGAAGATACCTTAATCGCCGGCGCTGGCATTTGTGAAAAAGACACCGTCAACTTTATTGCTAAAAATTCTAAAGAATGTGTGCAGTGGTTAATTGATGGCGGGGTGCCATTTGATTTTGATGAAAACGATAAAAGCGCCAATCCAAAGCATCACTTAACCCGTGAAGGTGGGCATAGTCATCGCCGCATTCTTCATGCAGCCGATGCAACTGGCATGGCAATGCAAACCTCACTACAAGATAATGTCGCTCGTCATCCTAATATCCATTTCCTTGAACGTTACAATGCCTTAGATTTAATTACCGAAGATAAAATTGGCGGCGATGCGAAAAAAATCGTTGGTGCCTATATCTGGAACCGTAACCAAGAACATGTTGAATCAGTACGAGCGAAATTTGTGGTATTGGCCACCGGTGGCGCATCTAAAGTGTACCAATATACCTCAAATCCTGATGTCTCTTCTGGCGATGGTATTGCGATGGCGTGGCGCGCAGGCTGTCGAGTGGCTAACTTAGAATTTAACCAATTCCACCCTACTTGCTTGTTCCACCCTGAAGCGCGTAATTTCTTACTGACCGAAGCGTTGCGCGGTGAAGGCGCTTATTTAAAACGCCCAGATGGTACGCGCTTTATGCACGATTTTGATCAGCGCGGCGAACTGGCCCCGCGCGATATTGTGGCGCGAGCGATTGATTTTGAGATGAAGCGTTTAGGCGCCGATTGCATGTATCTTGATATTAGCCATAAACCAGCTGACTTTATCGAGAAACATTTCCCGACTATTTATATGCGCTTAAAAGATCTTGGCATTGATATGACCCAAGAGCCGATCCCGATTGTACCGGCAGCGCATTATACCTGTGGCGGTGTTATGGTCAATCAGCAAGGTCAAACCGATCTTAAAAATCTTTATGCTGTTGGGGAAGTTACCTATACCGGATTACATGGTGCCAACCGTCTTGCATCTAACTCATTATTAGAGTGTGTGGTGTACGCATGGTCTGCGGCTAACGATATTATTGCCAATTTTGATAAAGCGACCTTACCAGCCTCATTACCTTATTGGGATGAAAGCCAAGTCACCAATTCGGATGAAGAAGTCATCTTGCAACATAACTGGCATGAATTACGTTTATTTATGTGGGATTACATGGGGATTGTGCGCACCGATAAACGCTTAGAACGAGCGATGCGCAGGATTCAATTATTGCAACAAGAAACCCATGAATATTACAGCCACTTCCGAGTCTCTAATAATCTACTCGAGCTGCGTAATTTATTGCAAGTAGCGGAGTTAATGGTGCGCTGCGCGATGGCAAGAAAGGAAAGTCGTGGGTTACATTACACCCTAGACTACCCAGACAAGTTAGAAAGTAGCGGCCCAACTATTTTAGAACCTGAAACCTTTAGAACCACCAATCCGTTGTTTTAA
- the rpoE gene encoding RNA polymerase sigma factor RpoE, whose translation MSEQLTDQVLIERVQNGDKQAFNLLVIKYQNKVCSLISRYIKNPADVPDVAQEAFIKAYRAIPGFRGESAFYTWLYRIAVNTAKNHIVAQSRRPPASDVDAEDAEYYESGSALKEISNPENLTLSEELKQVVFHAIEALPEDLKTAMTLRELDGLSYEEIAEVMDCPVGTVRSRIFRARDAVEKKITPLMQRQ comes from the coding sequence ATGAGCGAGCAGTTGACTGATCAAGTCTTAATTGAGCGGGTTCAAAATGGTGATAAGCAAGCATTCAATCTTTTGGTCATCAAGTACCAAAACAAGGTATGCAGCTTAATATCACGATACATAAAAAACCCAGCAGATGTGCCGGATGTTGCTCAAGAGGCGTTTATTAAAGCCTATCGAGCCATTCCGGGGTTTCGTGGTGAAAGTGCTTTTTACACTTGGTTGTATCGCATTGCGGTCAATACCGCTAAAAACCACATTGTCGCTCAATCACGTCGACCTCCAGCCAGTGATGTCGATGCAGAAGACGCAGAATATTACGAATCTGGTAGTGCATTAAAAGAAATATCGAACCCTGAGAACTTAACGTTGTCAGAAGAATTAAAGCAGGTGGTTTTTCACGCAATTGAAGCACTGCCTGAAGATTTGAAAACAGCAATGACCTTACGCGAACTAGATGGTTTAAGTTACGAAGAAATTGCTGAAGTGATGGATTGTCCTGTTGGGACCGTTCGTTCTCGGATATTCCGGGCTCGTGATGCAGTGGAAAAGAAAATAACCCCACTTATGCAGCGCCAATAG